In the Lachnospiraceae bacterium genome, TGCGCAGATCCTTGGCCAGCGCGCGAATGGAAGGAAGCGGTGCGTCCTCCTGCAGCTCGCCGCTGATAATGCAGCCTTTGATTTGAGAATAAATCTGTTCATAAATGGGCTGACCGCTTTTGTTGTCGACAAACAAATGCATATGCATCCTCCTATCTGCAGATTTTTCATCTGTATATGTACAGTATATACAGTAGTAACAGTTTTGTCAATAGTGATTTACTTAAAAAATAAAATGGCTTCTGTATGAGGTTAAAACCATACAGAAGCCATTTTGTTATGCCTCATCCCAGCGCCACATCCAGCGTCAGCATCACCGTAAAGCCAAACGTAAAAAAGAGAGTCCCCCAGTTGGAATGCTCTCCGGCGGATATCTCTGGTATGAGCTCCTCTACGACCACATAGATCATAGCGCCGGCAGCAAAGCTGAGCAGATACGGCAGGGCCGGCGTCACAATGCTGGCCGCCAGGACGGTAGCCAGCGCTGCTATTGGCTCCACCACCCCCGATAGAATGCCATATGCAAGAGCTTTAGCCTTGGTCATTCCTGCCGCTCTAAGCGGCATAGAAATGATGGCGCCCTCCGGAAAATTCTGAATGGCAATGCCAAGCGAAAGCGTCAGTGCGCTCATGATCGCGATCGTTCCGTCCAGACACCCGGCAAATACCACGCCGATCGCCATTCCCTCGGGAATGTTGTGCAGCGTAACCGCAAGCAGCAGCATGGTTGTCTTTTTCAGCGAAGCTTTCGGCCCCTCCGGCTCGCTGCTGTGGTGATGCAGATGCGGAATGAGCCGGTCTAAAAGCAGCAGAAAGAGAATCCCGATCCAAAAGCCCGCTACTGCGGGAAAAAAAGACCAAGCGTCCATAAAATCTGCCTGTTCAATGGCCGGAATCAAAAGACTCCATACCAACGCGGCTACCATCACGCCTGCGGCGAAGCCGATGAGGGCCCGCTGCAGAAAAAGATTCCATTGGTTTTTCATCCATAGCACGCAGGCCGCGCCCAGCGATGTGCCGACAAAGGGAATTAGAATCCCCTGTATGATTTTTAATGTCATAAAAACCCCCGTTTTAATCGATCAGTACTTTTTTTAGTATTAGCCCATTGTGCTAAAATTATAAAGGATTATAAAACAAAAGGCTGCCAAGCAGATAAATCTCTGCTTTGGCAGCCTCCTTAAAAACGGTACCCATTAGTTAAGCGGTATCAAATAATCCAAGATGACATTGCCATCCTGATCCGGCGTTGTAAATCTGGGGCAGTTGTAGATCTCAAAGCTCCATCCATCCTCTTTGATCGTCCACCCATTTTTTTGCAGTGCCCCTAAGCACAGGTTCCATGCTGTCTCTCCATAGATTTCACCGCTCTGCTCATTGCCGCGGATCCAGAGGAGCGCATATTCCTGCGGCGCCATATCAACATAAGCATAGCCCTCCGGCGCCTCTGTGCCGGCCGGAAACAGCATGCCGATCCAATATTCCATATCGCGGCCGCCCTCTGTCATACGCATCGCTGCTGCATAAGCTCCTTCGCTTTCCTCCAGCGCTCCCAGTGCCTCTAAGGCTTGAAAACGGTTTGTAGCAAACCACTCTCCCCATTTAGCGCCAAATGTTCCGTTTTCCCGATCCTTTTCCGTATAACAGATCCCAATAAACCGTGCCTTAGGCAAGGCCGTTTTCTTTACTCCTGCTAATTCAGCTGCCATTTCATTCTCCTCTCAAATTTTCATCAATATATTTTAAGTACTCTTTTTTCCTGACCATCTCCGAGTGCTCCGCATACCAGCTCCATGCTTCCTGAAGTCCCTCAGCAAGCGGC is a window encoding:
- a CDS encoding GyrI-like domain-containing protein, with protein sequence MAAELAGVKKTALPKARFIGICYTEKDRENGTFGAKWGEWFATNRFQALEALGALEESEGAYAAAMRMTEGGRDMEYWIGMLFPAGTEAPEGYAYVDMAPQEYALLWIRGNEQSGEIYGETAWNLCLGALQKNGWTIKEDGWSFEIYNCPRFTTPDQDGNVILDYLIPLN
- a CDS encoding ZIP family metal transporter, which translates into the protein MTLKIIQGILIPFVGTSLGAACVLWMKNQWNLFLQRALIGFAAGVMVAALVWSLLIPAIEQADFMDAWSFFPAVAGFWIGILFLLLLDRLIPHLHHHSSEPEGPKASLKKTTMLLLAVTLHNIPEGMAIGVVFAGCLDGTIAIMSALTLSLGIAIQNFPEGAIISMPLRAAGMTKAKALAYGILSGVVEPIAALATVLAASIVTPALPYLLSFAAGAMIYVVVEELIPEISAGEHSNWGTLFFTFGFTVMLTLDVALG